The DNA sequence CTTCTCCTCGATAAGAACCTTATTCTGCAAGTTGGATGCATATCCAGCAGGGAACCTTGCATCTTTCAGAACCTGACAGAACATCCTTTTCTCATTTGGACTCAGAGAATATAGTGCAGGAGGTATGTATGATTTATTCCCCTCTATCTGTGGGTGAAGATCTGGTCGTATGCCCATTTCCTGGAGGTCAAGGCGAGCATTCAAATTATCCTTTGATCTCTTGTCAACATCAAGAAATGTATTCACTATGTTACCACAGACATTTTTCTCTGTATGCATGACATCAATGTTGTGGCGTACAAGAAGTGTCTTCCAGTATGGCAATTGAAATAAGCAACACCTCTTTTTGAATACTTTTGATAAGTCATTCTCATTAACTTCCTCGGCTTCATCATTCCTCTTTCTCTTCTTGTTCTTATCCTTTTGTAGTTTTCCAAATACTGTTACCATGTCTTTTGTCATTTCAGATATTTCCTGTCCTGAAAGTTGAACTGGAGGCCCATGAAAGTCCTGGGTACCATCAAATAATCTAGCTTGAAATCTGAACCTGTGATCAGCATCTAAGAATCTACGATGTCCCATATAGCAGGTCTTATGCCCATGTTTCAACCGAAGTGAACATGTGTCTATGAGACAATGGGAGCATGCTGCTATACTTTCTCCAGATAATACTCCCCGTCCAAGCCAATCACTTATTGTCCATAGTAGTGCAGCATGTGGGCGAAACTTCTTGTTAGAAGATACATCATAAGTCATCACACCAGGCTTCCATAATTCAAGGAGATCATCAATCACTAATTGCATATAGACATCTATATCTTTTCCTGGAGCCCTTTTACCCGGGATAAGAACAGATAGAATAAAATTTGATTGCTTCATGCAAACCCAAGGAGGAAGGTTGTACGGGATCAAGATGATAGGCCATACACTATAGGACACATTCATGTTCCCAAAAGGGTTGAAGCCATCTGTTGCCAACCCAAGCCTAACATTTCTAATCTCTGAACTAAACCATCCGTGTGTGGCATCAAAATTCTTCCATGCTGGAGAGTCTGCCGGATGACGTAGCAAGCCATCTTTTGTGCGACTTTGGCTATGCCACCTCATGTTATGCGCTGTCTTTGAAGACATGAATAACCTTTGGAGCctctttttcagtggaaaaTGTCGAACCACCTTTGCAGGAACTCTGTGGACACGTCTTCCATCAACTCCACCTTTCACACTCTTCCACCTACTTGATTTACACACTGGACATGAGTTGGCATTGGCATattctttcctaaacaatatgcAATCATTTCTGCAAGCGTCAATGCAATGATAACCAATTCCAATAGCCTTCACAAATATCTTGGCCTCATGAAAGTTCTTTGGCAACACCTCACCCTCTGGAAGTGCGTCCTTAATTAAGGGCAAGAGTTCATGAAAACAACCATTGCTCACCCTCCATCGATTCTTTAAGGTAAGGAGCCTAATGAGAAATTGCAGCTTCGAGAATGTCTTGCAGCCTGGATACAATTCTTGGCTCCCATCACGGACCAACTTATAGTATGCTTCAGCATCAATATCATCCTCATCCTCAAATCCCTCTTCTTCCCCTAAAGCACGGGCATCATACATCCCAAAACCCTCTATTAGCATCTGTTCCATTGGATCAACCTCAGCATCGTCATCTTCTGATTGTGAGTGCAAACCAGGACTCGGTACAGATGACATGGCCTCACCATGATGAATCAATGATGAATATCCATCCATGAACCCAATGCAAACTAAGTGTTCCCGAACATCTTTTGCCTCTAGCCAGTAATTATTTCCACAATCACGGCAAGGACAAGGTATCCTATTCTGTTGGGCTGATGTGGCAAAGGAAAATTCTATAAAGTTGTGAAGGCCTTCATCATACTCGACTGACCACCTAAGATGCAATGATGAAAATTTAGCTTGCTAAGGACTTATACTTGACACAGGAAAAAAATAGGAGCAACTTCTAACTAGTATTACCTAGGTGCTCTCATCCACTGGTTGTCCATGATGGCTGCAACACTGTAAATCTATAGAAGAAGACCATGACTAACCATAAGATCCACAATGTTATCAAAGACATCATGAAACAAGTGAGCAAGGTTGCTGAGCGTGTTCCACTAAAGTGGGTGAAAGTTTATTGTGTTTTGTTGTGCATTTGCAACCTAGAATACAATAATCTGTGAACCTGTTCCCCAACTTGATCTTCTATGTTTCAACAAAAATATTCAATCACCAACTCCTACTAGCTAGTagtacatgtcaaaaccatttTCTTCCGTTTCTAAAATTCTAGTGCATACTATAGAGGTTGTCTGCTAGATTTTATCATCATCACACTGACATCAAGGCAAATAATAATAGTGCAAATGTGCAACAGTCTCTACAAAAGCAAACAAGCATATGTGTCTGCCTATCAGTGAGTGAGCAAGACCATCTACTCAGATCTAAGCAACAGTAATCGAACCCATGCCCTAGTGTCCATTGCAGGAATAAAATTTGCATTTACAGGAGGACCAACTAGATCATAGAAATAGTAATAAAGTTAAACACAGTGAAATTCTAGCACCATTTATTTAACACAGATCAAATCAAATAGAAAAAAATTGAGAACACATTTTAAATGGTCACCTACAAGGAAACGAACCACCACAAACACGGGAACCCACGGACCATGGCAATGGCGCTAAGTCAGATCAGATCAAAGCCAACAGCGAGCGAAGAGTGAACGAGAGAGAGTGGGCACTTACGTTGTACTGGTGCAGGGACTTCAGGTCCCGACGACGCACGGCGTCAACGCGGCGCCGTACCCTGGGCGCGGCGGGAACACGGGCTCGGCGCGGCAGACTGGATGCCGAGCACCTCGAACTCCTTCCACAGCAGCGCGGCGGCCCAGCTTGGCTCAGATCGGCGGGCTGGCTCTGGCCGACGCGCAAGTGCTCAACATAGTCGTGCCTGTTGCTCCGGTTCCAAATCGGATTTCAAATCTACCATGtgaaatcaaatcaaatcaaatcagCGGAGCGGCGCAGAATTTCAAATCAGCGGTCCCGACGACGCACGGCGTCAACGCGGCGCCGTCCCGCGGGAGCCGTGAGCGCGCGAGGGAGGGAAAGAGGGGGCAGGGGTGGAGGGTGACGGGAGACGAACCTGCTGGGAGCGGGAAAgagagaggcgccgccggacgaCGAGCGGCGGGAGGGTGAGGGGGCGGAGGGGCGAGCCCGAGCCCTCGTGGGGAGGGGCGCCTGGAGCCGGGAGGCGGCGAGCGGAGGCCTCAAGTTCCACCTGCGCGAGCGGAGccgggaggcggaggcggagcggAGGCGGACATGCGGTCGTCGCTGATTTTGGGGAACGATTGGGCAGGCACGCGCATGCGTCACTCCCACATGCGGACAAGTAGGGAGCCTCCTCTGTCTCTCGTGCAGGATAAGCCCGTGACCGAGTAGCTGGCCTAAAGACTATATAAGGCATTTTGAAAAACGCCTCCAATGCTCATATAATTAAAGGCATTTTTGAAATATGCCTCTAATTCTCAGATAATTAAAGGCGTTTTTTATATTAGCCtttaaaaaaatagttttaAAGGCCATTTCATAAAAATGCCTTTAGATAAAAAGAAATTAAGGCAATTTAAGAAAGATGCCTTTAACAAAATGCCTTTAATTAAAGTACGTGTTGTAGTGACACATCTTCTAGAAGGATTGCATTGCTAGCTATTCAGTTATATAGTTCGCTTGGCTAGCATGCACGCCTAGGCGAGGAAATTATTGTCCACATAGGTGAGTTAGTTCAGGATACACAGGCATCCCAAATAGGCAGCAAATAAATCTAAAATCAAACTAGCACCACCACAACATCAACCACCCTCTTCGGACCGAGTTCCCTAGCACACATCAAGTATCCTTCGATTCAAGCATTCTATCAACCAAATGACATCCtccaccattggattgaggcaCATCATTGACAAATCTATGTATGCTTTTTGAAGAACAATGTCTGATTAAAGGTGTACAATGTAATCCGGTTCGATTGGTATCACAATTAGCTTGGTGCTAGATTCATATTTCTATCCATGGAGAGAAATGTAAATAAATGTTGTTTACATTT is a window from the Sorghum bicolor cultivar BTx623 chromosome 5, Sorghum_bicolor_NCBIv3, whole genome shotgun sequence genome containing:
- the LOC8057020 gene encoding uncharacterized protein LOC8057020, which translates into the protein MDNQWMRAPRWSVEYDEGLHNFIEFSFATSAQQNRIPCPCRDCGNNYWLEAKDVREHLVCIGFMDGYSSLIHHGEAMSSVPSPGLHSQSEDDDAEVDPMEQMLIEGFGMYDARALGEEEGFEDEDDIDAEAYYKLVRDGSQELYPGCKTFSKLQFLIRLLTLKNRWRVSNGCFHELLPLIKDALPEGEVLPKNFHEAKIFVKAIGIGYHCIDACRNDCILFRKEYANANSCPVCKSSRWKSVKGGVDGRRVHRVPAKVVRHFPLKKRLQRLFMSSKTAHNMRWHSQSRTKDGLLRHPADSPAWKNFDATHGWFSSEIRNVRLGLATDGFNPFGNMNVSYSVWPIILIPYNLPPWVCMKQSNFILSVLIPGKRAPGKDIDVYMQLVIDDLLELWKPGVMTYDVSSNKKFRPHAALLWTISDWLGRGVLSGESIAACSHCLIDTCSLRLKHGHKTCYMGHRRFLDADHRFRFQARLFDGTQDFHGPPVQLSGQEISEMTKDMVTVFGKLQKDKNKKRKRNDEAEEVNENDLSKVFKKRCCLFQLPYWKTLLVRHNIDVMHTEKNVCGNIVNTFLDVDKRSKDNLNARLDLQEMGIRPDLHPQIEGNKSYIPPALYSLSPNEKRMFCQVLKDARFPAGYASNLQNKVLIEEKRLVGLKTHDCHIIMCDLLPLVVSKILPDRVSLPLVRLSNYFKKLYSKVISVSEIERLEAEIPEILCQLEKVFPPAFFDIMVHLTIHLATEVRLAGPVHYRNMYPIERCLSKYKSMVTTRSHPEGAIAEGYQFNESMTFCSREHLNELSSNKRKNKREIERAHHSSFHNWFSDHVQGLISRGKEISDEVKLLAHKPYMMVKKYNSYSLKSEKNKATRAMQLNRRHTTGSRSNAVVLDQMELKEGRQIGRAELYIATHTRKNGQPIDDYSFEKIDEIRRRFQEDPSLAAEDTHDNDLFSTLFPKERSGRRTGLGLLAGGVGSARISEALFEMQEVKEENKKLWDVVKTLMSNQSKLQQQYSELKTQVSGSQKCSSVETSPRVGTVDGQHLHEKKDDNQESISHSNKRHGVELEEIENVRMQSLQKIKKETSQHTFLGNTKDKTPPQSLPEPSKKPRKFQAPLTKDDMKDIKCGMEIGLTSPNSKKLVALGTVQKTDRQAKANDGQPLADYIEVLVSIVYKQTTILPRSHGKIQNLGSATARCIPWPWQNIICRDGTPLHSKQVCSPISKITPNTRGTVGPKRSTSKADATRLDKGQVASQGLLEKKQAKRNVSKEETEQLTSSKYVEGHKSNIHITTSRC